The proteins below are encoded in one region of Triticum aestivum cultivar Chinese Spring chromosome 1B, IWGSC CS RefSeq v2.1, whole genome shotgun sequence:
- the LOC123137124 gene encoding serotonin N-acetyltransferase 1, chloroplastic, translating to MVAAFAVTPPSSICGVCIPTACRSEARGTVPAPRFFHSRNQANRRSATAWSLKAGLWDSLKSGFLKTSNSTETVEPPSTPLEEEEIVPEELVLLERTLPDGSTEQILFSSAGDIDVYDLQALCDKVGWPRRPLTKIAASLRNSYLVATLHSITRSSETEGEERKQLIGMARATSDHVFNATIWDVLVDPSYQGQGLGKTLMEKVIRTLLQRDISNITLFADSKVVDFYKNMGFEADPQGIKGMFWYPRV from the exons ATGGTGGCCGCCTTCGCCGTCACTCCTCCGTCCTCCAT ATGCGGCGTCTGCATCCCGACGGCATGCCGGTCGGAGGCGCGGGGCACGGTGCCGGCGCCGAGGTTCTTCCATAGCCGGAACCAAG CGAACAGACGGTCTGCAACAGCTTGGTCCTTGAAAGCCGGTCTATGGGACTCTCTCAAATCTGG GTTTTTAAAAACTAGCAATAGTACAGAGACAGTAGAGCCACCATCCACACCACTTGAAGAAGAAGAAATTGTGCCTGAGGAATTAGTGCTCCTAGAAAGGACACTCCCTGATGGTAGCACAGAACAGATCTTAttttcttcagctggtgatatTGATGTATATGATCTCCAGGCCTTATGTGACAAG GTAGGATGGCCACGCAGACCTCTGACAAAAATAGCGGCATCCTTAAGAAACAGCTACTTGGTCGCCACACTACATTCAATAACTAGGTCTTCGGAAACAG AGGGAGAAGAGAGGAAGCAACTAATTGGTATGGCACGAGCAACTTCAGACCATGTGTTCAATGCTACAATTTGGGACGTCCTTGTCGATCCTTCCTATCAG GGTCAAGGTCTTGGTAAAACACTCATGGAGAAAGTGATCCGTACTCTGCTCCAGAGGGACATCAGCAACATCACACTCTTTGCAGACAGTAAAG TGGTGGACTTCTACAAGAACATGGGGTTCGAAGCTGACCCCCAGGGCATCAAGGGCATGTTCTGGTACCCCAGAGTTTAG